One segment of Pseudomonas sp. FP2196 DNA contains the following:
- a CDS encoding BolA family protein: MQAVEVKSFLEGKLPGTLVEVEGEGCNFQLNVISDELAALSPVKRQQQIYAHLNPWITDGSIHAVTMKFFSSAAWAERT; the protein is encoded by the coding sequence ATGCAGGCCGTAGAAGTGAAGAGCTTCCTTGAAGGAAAGCTGCCCGGAACGTTGGTAGAAGTTGAGGGCGAAGGCTGCAATTTCCAGCTGAACGTGATTAGCGATGAACTGGCGGCGTTGAGCCCGGTGAAGCGTCAGCAGCAGATCTATGCCCATTTGAACCCATGGATCACCGATGGCAGCATCCATGCGGTCACTATGAAATTTTTCAGCAGCGCGGCCTGGGCCGAGCGCACCTGA
- a CDS encoding lipid asymmetry maintenance protein MlaB, which yields MNEAAVRMSDVDELLLSGVLDYRTGPDLRKEGQALIKSSKASALVIDCSAVKKSSSVGLSLLLCFMRDAQAAGKAVSIRAMPEDMREIAQVSELTELLAHS from the coding sequence ATGAATGAGGCGGCAGTTCGTATGAGTGATGTCGACGAGCTATTGCTCAGCGGAGTGCTGGACTACCGCACTGGCCCGGACTTGCGCAAGGAAGGTCAGGCGCTGATCAAGTCGAGCAAGGCTTCTGCGCTGGTCATCGATTGTTCGGCCGTGAAGAAGTCCAGCAGTGTCGGCTTGTCGTTGCTGCTGTGCTTCATGCGCGATGCTCAGGCGGCCGGTAAGGCTGTCAGCATCCGCGCGATGCCCGAAGACATGCGCGAAATTGCTCAGGTCAGTGAGCTGACCGAACTGTTGGCGCACTCCTGA
- a CDS encoding phospholipid-binding protein MlaC: MISTLRRGLLVLLATLPLMGTAVAAQSAHDLIQDTTTRMLADLSANKEKYKQDPNDFYAALNTIVGPVVDAEGISKSIMTVKYSRKATPAQMQTFQENFKKGLFQFYGNALLEYNNQGITVDPAKDESGDRTSVGMTVKGTNGAVYPVQYTLEKINGEWKLRNVIINGINIGKLFRDQFADAMQRNGNDLDKTINNWAGEVAKAKQTTEKPAQ, from the coding sequence ATGATCTCTACCTTGCGACGTGGCCTGTTGGTGTTGCTCGCGACATTGCCACTGATGGGTACCGCTGTGGCGGCACAGTCAGCGCACGATCTGATTCAGGACACCACCACCCGGATGCTCGCTGATCTGTCGGCCAATAAAGAGAAATACAAGCAGGATCCGAACGACTTTTATGCTGCACTGAACACTATCGTTGGTCCGGTGGTAGATGCCGAAGGCATCTCCAAGAGCATCATGACGGTCAAGTATTCGCGCAAGGCAACGCCTGCGCAGATGCAGACCTTCCAGGAAAACTTCAAGAAAGGCCTGTTCCAGTTCTACGGCAACGCCTTGCTCGAATACAACAACCAGGGCATCACCGTTGATCCGGCCAAGGACGAATCGGGTGATCGCACCAGCGTCGGCATGACCGTCAAGGGCACCAACGGCGCGGTATACCCTGTGCAGTACACCCTGGAGAAGATCAACGGCGAGTGGAAACTGCGCAACGTGATCATCAACGGCATCAACATCGGCAAGTTGTTCCGGGACCAGTTCGCCGACGCGATGCAGCGTAACGGCAATGATCTGGACAAGACCATCAACAATTGGGCAGGTGAAGTGGCCAAGGCCAAGCAAACCACCGAGAAGCCAGCGCAATGA